Proteins from a single region of Pseudomonas fulva:
- a CDS encoding DUF3299 domain-containing protein: MRRVLLTALLLTLVSPLWAADLRTLNWQELIPKDAPPQVPQMTPMHDMSQLGDALSEGGAASLQQFPSAPVVKEMDGQQVKIPGYIVPLDVTEEGRVTEFLLVPYFGACIHVPPPPSNQIIHVTTELGVLLDALYQPFWIEGPLKVEHSSSELAEVGYQLAADKIYPYELPAN, encoded by the coding sequence ATGCGTCGCGTCCTGCTTACCGCTCTGCTCCTCACCCTCGTCTCGCCGCTCTGGGCCGCCGACCTGCGAACCCTGAACTGGCAGGAACTGATTCCCAAGGATGCGCCACCCCAGGTGCCGCAGATGACGCCGATGCACGACATGTCGCAGCTCGGCGATGCGCTGTCCGAGGGCGGCGCGGCCTCTCTGCAGCAGTTCCCCTCGGCACCGGTGGTCAAGGAGATGGACGGCCAGCAGGTAAAGATCCCCGGCTATATCGTGCCACTGGACGTCACCGAAGAAGGCCGCGTGACCGAATTCCTGCTGGTGCCCTACTTCGGCGCCTGCATCCACGTGCCACCACCGCCCTCCAACCAGATCATCCATGTCACCACCGAACTGGGCGTGCTGCTCGATGCGCTGTACCAGCCGTTCTGGATCGAAGGCCCGCTCAAGGTCGAGCACAGCAGCAGCGAATTGGCGGAAGTCGGCTACCAGTTGGCGGCCGACAAGATCTACCCTTACGAACTGCCGGCCAATTAG
- a CDS encoding OmpW/AlkL family protein, whose protein sequence is MYKSLFSASLIALALAAPIAQAHQAGDILVRAGAITVNPEADSSSVKVDRGGLAGADLGGKATMSSDTQLGLNFAYMLTDHLGIELLAATPFEHDVKIKGTVLDAANGKLGTLKHLPPTLSLVYYPLDARSAFQPYVGGGINYTWIYDEHVGSGASAAGFDNFRAKNSWGLAWQIGADYMLTDNLMINAQARYIDIDTTAYVDNTALGVRAKVDVDVDPFVYMVGLGYKF, encoded by the coding sequence ATGTACAAGTCGCTGTTCTCTGCCTCGCTGATCGCCCTGGCGCTGGCTGCCCCCATTGCCCAGGCGCACCAGGCCGGAGACATTCTCGTGCGCGCCGGCGCCATCACCGTCAACCCGGAAGCGGACAGCTCCTCGGTCAAGGTCGACCGCGGCGGCCTGGCGGGCGCGGACCTGGGCGGCAAGGCGACCATGAGCAGCGACACCCAGCTGGGCCTGAACTTCGCCTACATGCTGACCGACCATCTGGGCATCGAGCTGCTCGCCGCCACGCCGTTCGAGCATGACGTGAAGATCAAGGGCACCGTGCTGGACGCCGCCAACGGCAAGCTCGGCACCCTCAAGCACCTGCCACCGACCCTGAGCCTGGTGTACTACCCGCTGGACGCCAGGTCGGCCTTCCAGCCCTATGTCGGCGGCGGCATCAACTACACCTGGATCTACGACGAACACGTGGGCAGCGGCGCCTCGGCAGCCGGCTTCGACAATTTCCGCGCCAAGAACTCCTGGGGCCTGGCCTGGCAGATCGGTGCCGACTACATGCTCACCGACAACCTGATGATCAACGCCCAGGCCCGCTATATCGACATCGACACCACCGCCTACGTGGACAATACCGCCCTGGGCGTACGCGCCAAGGTCGATGTGGATGTGGACCCGTTCGTGTACATGGTTGGCCTGGGTTACAAGTTCTGA
- a CDS encoding ABC transporter ATP-binding protein: protein MTTALIELTDLGFAWPGQDELLDIPHFHLQRGETLFLKGPSGSGKTTLLGLLGGVQKPGRGTIRLLGEDLATLSAARRDRFRVDHTGYIFQQFNLLPFLSVRDNVELPCRFSRLRAERAAQRYGSVDGAAGKLLEHLGLRPELLERRADSLSIGQQQRVAAARALIGQPELVIADEPTSALDADARQAFLELLFGECRDVGASLLFVSHDQSLAALFDRSLSLAELNRASKPQEV from the coding sequence ATGACCACAGCACTGATCGAACTCACCGACCTCGGCTTCGCCTGGCCCGGCCAGGACGAGCTTCTGGACATCCCCCATTTTCACCTGCAACGCGGCGAAACCCTGTTTCTCAAGGGCCCCAGCGGCAGCGGCAAGACCACCCTGCTCGGCCTGCTCGGCGGCGTGCAGAAACCCGGGCGTGGCACCATTCGCCTGCTCGGCGAAGACCTCGCCACGCTCTCGGCGGCGCGCCGCGATCGCTTTCGCGTCGATCACACCGGCTACATCTTCCAGCAGTTCAATCTGCTGCCATTCTTGAGCGTGCGCGACAACGTCGAGCTGCCCTGCCGCTTTTCCCGCCTGCGCGCCGAACGCGCGGCGCAGCGTTATGGCAGCGTCGATGGGGCCGCCGGCAAGCTGCTGGAACACCTGGGCCTGCGCCCGGAGCTGCTCGAACGCCGCGCCGATTCGCTGTCCATCGGCCAGCAGCAACGGGTTGCCGCGGCCCGCGCGCTGATCGGCCAGCCGGAGCTGGTGATCGCCGACGAACCGACCTCGGCGCTGGACGCCGATGCCCGCCAGGCGTTTCTCGAGCTGCTGTTCGGCGAATGCCGCGATGTCGGCGCCAGCCTGTTGTTCGTCAGCCACGACCAGAGCCTGGCCGCACTGTTCGACCGCAGCCTGTCGCTGGCTGAACTCAACCGCGCCAGCAAGCCCCAGGAGGTCTGA
- a CDS encoding sugar nucleotide-binding protein → MRMRLLLLGGGSTLGRALIRLGAEEDIGFLAPRPPAQGWDAASLTQLVDDTRPDAVINLAYYFDWFQASKVSEERFAAQERAVERLAELCQHHDIRLLQPSSYRVFDGARATAYSEKDETQPLSMRGQVLVRMEQSVRALCPRHVLLRFGWILDDSPDGLLARFLVRAERDKALFLADDRRGNPTPVEDAARVILAVLKQLDCAAPLWGTYHYGGHEATTALALGQAMLSEARHLRQNLLEEICGQAHAARGDASEEPQHGVLACKKILHTFGVKPRAWRAGLPSLLEHYYRHV, encoded by the coding sequence ATGCGCATGCGCCTGTTGTTGCTGGGTGGTGGCAGTACGCTGGGTCGGGCGTTGATTCGTCTGGGGGCCGAAGAAGACATCGGTTTCCTCGCCCCGCGCCCGCCGGCCCAGGGTTGGGATGCCGCCAGCCTGACTCAGTTGGTCGACGATACCCGCCCTGATGCGGTGATCAACCTCGCTTACTATTTCGACTGGTTTCAGGCCTCCAAGGTCAGCGAAGAGCGTTTCGCTGCCCAGGAGCGTGCGGTCGAGCGCCTGGCCGAGCTCTGCCAGCATCACGACATTCGCCTGCTGCAGCCATCCAGCTACCGGGTGTTCGACGGCGCCCGCGCCACCGCCTACAGCGAGAAGGACGAAACCCAGCCGCTGAGCATGCGTGGCCAGGTGCTGGTACGCATGGAGCAGAGCGTGCGCGCGCTGTGCCCGCGTCACGTGCTGCTGCGTTTCGGCTGGATCCTCGATGACAGCCCCGACGGCCTGCTGGCGCGCTTCCTGGTGCGCGCCGAGCGTGACAAGGCGCTGTTCCTGGCCGACGACCGACGCGGCAATCCAACGCCGGTGGAAGATGCCGCGCGGGTGATCCTTGCCGTGCTCAAGCAGCTCGACTGCGCCGCACCGCTGTGGGGCACCTACCACTACGGTGGCCACGAGGCGACCACGGCGCTGGCCCTGGGCCAGGCGATGCTCAGCGAGGCCCGGCACCTGCGCCAGAACCTGCTGGAGGAAATCTGCGGCCAGGCCCATGCCGCCAGGGGCGACGCCTCGGAAGAGCCGCAGCACGGCGTCCTGGCGTGCAAGAAGATCCTTCACACCTTCGGCGTCAAGCCGCGCGCCTGGCGTGCCGGCCTGCCGAGCCTGCTGGAGCACTATTACCGCCATGTCTGA
- a CDS encoding ABC transporter permease, giving the protein MFLLRLALASLANRRFTALLTVFAIALSVCLLLAVERVRTEARASFANTISGTDLIVGARSGSVNLLLYSVFRIGNATNNIRWDSFEKLATHRQVDWAIPISLGDSHRGYRVMGTNEDYFDHYHYGRGQSLQLAQGERFHDLFDVVLGAEVAEALNYKLGDKIVLSHGVATISLQQHDDKPFVVSGILARTGTPVDRTLHISLEGMEALHVDWQNGVPARGAGKVSAEQARHMDLQPKAITAAMLGLKSKIATFAVQREVNEYRGEPLLAILPGVALQELWSLMGTAEKALFVVSLFVVLTGLIGMLTAILTSLNERRREMAILRSVGARPWHVASLLVLEAFSLAAAGVVAGTALLYAGIAGAQGYVQANYGLYLPLSAPTPYEWTLLGAILAAALLMGSVPAWRAYRQSLADGLSIRL; this is encoded by the coding sequence GTGTTCCTGTTACGACTCGCCCTGGCCAGCCTGGCCAACCGCCGCTTCACCGCCCTGCTCACGGTATTCGCCATCGCCCTGTCGGTGTGCCTGCTGCTCGCCGTGGAGCGGGTGCGCACCGAAGCCCGCGCCAGCTTCGCCAACACCATCAGCGGTACCGACCTGATCGTCGGCGCCCGCTCCGGCAGCGTCAACCTGCTGCTCTACTCGGTGTTCCGCATCGGTAACGCCACCAACAACATCCGCTGGGACAGCTTCGAGAAGCTCGCCACCCACCGCCAGGTCGACTGGGCGATCCCCATTTCCCTGGGCGACTCGCACCGCGGCTACCGGGTGATGGGCACCAACGAAGACTACTTCGACCACTACCATTACGGTCGCGGGCAATCGCTGCAACTGGCCCAGGGCGAGCGCTTCCACGACCTGTTCGACGTGGTGCTCGGCGCCGAGGTGGCCGAGGCGCTGAACTACAAGCTCGGCGACAAAATCGTGCTGTCCCACGGCGTCGCGACCATCAGCCTGCAGCAGCACGACGACAAGCCTTTCGTGGTCAGCGGTATCCTGGCGCGCACCGGCACGCCGGTAGACCGCACCCTGCACATCTCCCTGGAAGGCATGGAGGCGCTGCACGTCGACTGGCAGAACGGCGTGCCGGCCCGCGGTGCCGGCAAGGTCAGCGCCGAGCAGGCGCGACACATGGACCTGCAACCCAAGGCGATCACCGCGGCGATGCTCGGCCTGAAGAGCAAGATCGCCACCTTCGCCGTGCAGCGCGAGGTCAACGAATACCGCGGCGAGCCGTTGCTGGCGATTCTTCCCGGCGTCGCCCTGCAGGAGCTGTGGAGCCTGATGGGCACCGCGGAAAAGGCGCTGTTCGTGGTCTCGCTGTTCGTGGTGCTGACCGGGCTGATCGGCATGCTCACGGCGATTCTCACCAGCCTCAACGAGCGGCGCCGGGAGATGGCCATCCTCCGTTCGGTCGGCGCACGGCCCTGGCATGTCGCCAGCCTGCTGGTTCTCGAGGCCTTCTCGCTGGCCGCCGCCGGGGTGGTGGCGGGCACCGCACTGCTGTATGCCGGCATTGCCGGTGCCCAGGGCTACGTGCAGGCCAATTACGGCCTGTATCTCCCCCTCAGCGCACCGACGCCCTATGAGTGGACGCTGCTCGGCGCTATTCTGGCAGCCGCCCTGCTGATGGGCAGCGTGCCGGCCTGGCGCGCGTATCGGCAGTCGTTAGCGGATGGGCTCTCCATCCGGCTGTGA
- a CDS encoding NAD-dependent epimerase/dehydratase family protein, with translation MSDQPVLVTGGAGFIGSNLVDALLARGHRVRVLDNLSMGKLSNLPLDHERLSFIEGDVADAALVSRAVAGCGAVVHLAAVASVQASVDDPVSTHQSNFIGTLNICEAMREHGVRRVVFASSAAVYGNNGEGVAIDEDTAKAPLTPYASDKLASEHYLEFYARQHGLEPAIFRFFNVFGPRQDPSSPYSGVISIFTQRAQQGLPISVFGDGEQTRDFFYVADLVELLLQALDARRPPSGAVNVGWNQAVSLKQLLTQIGELLGGLPAVTHLEARAGDIRHSRADNGRLASEYRLPAQTSLRDGLAALLKS, from the coding sequence ATGTCTGATCAACCTGTTCTCGTCACCGGCGGTGCCGGCTTCATCGGCTCCAACCTGGTCGACGCCCTGCTGGCGCGCGGGCACCGTGTGCGCGTGCTGGACAACCTGTCCATGGGCAAACTGAGCAACCTGCCGCTGGACCATGAGCGCCTGAGTTTTATCGAAGGCGACGTGGCCGATGCCGCCCTGGTCAGCCGTGCGGTGGCCGGTTGCGGCGCCGTGGTGCACCTGGCGGCCGTGGCCTCGGTGCAGGCCTCGGTGGACGACCCGGTCAGCACCCACCAGAGCAATTTCATCGGCACCCTGAACATCTGCGAAGCCATGCGCGAGCACGGCGTGCGGCGCGTGGTGTTCGCGTCCAGCGCCGCGGTGTACGGCAACAATGGCGAAGGCGTGGCCATCGACGAAGACACCGCCAAGGCGCCGTTGACGCCCTACGCGTCGGACAAGCTGGCCAGCGAGCACTACTTGGAGTTCTACGCGCGGCAACACGGGCTGGAGCCGGCGATCTTCCGCTTCTTCAACGTGTTCGGCCCGCGCCAGGATCCGTCGTCACCCTACTCGGGAGTGATCAGCATCTTCACCCAGCGCGCCCAGCAGGGTCTGCCGATCAGCGTGTTCGGTGACGGCGAGCAGACTCGCGACTTCTTCTACGTCGCCGATCTGGTGGAGCTGTTGCTGCAGGCGCTGGACGCCAGGCGGCCGCCCAGCGGGGCGGTGAACGTGGGCTGGAACCAGGCGGTGAGCCTCAAGCAGTTGCTGACGCAGATCGGCGAGCTGCTCGGCGGGCTGCCGGCCGTGACCCATCTCGAGGCGCGGGCAGGGGATATCCGCCATTCCCGTGCCGACAATGGCCGTCTGGCCAGCGAGTACCGGCTGCCGGCGCAGACGTCGCTGCGTGATGGGCTGGCGGCGTTGCTCAAAAGTTGA